One Endozoicomonas gorgoniicola DNA window includes the following coding sequences:
- a CDS encoding efflux RND transporter periplasmic adaptor subunit has protein sequence MTLYCTLYYMTPLPVFASPESGKPPVSVTTETVQYKQYSRPIRTSGILAYKSQQTLSFKTAGPVAQLLVDEGDRVQAGQLLASLTMEEVNAQVDEARARLDLAERNLERISKLHKNNVVSLDQLQSAQTELTVAQSRLRITRFNQRYSRIEAPSKGLVLRRHVEENELVTPNQPILVVADTARGWVLETGLTDEEIVRVKKNDKALIQFDAWPDQTFTGQVTRLAALADERTGTFQIEITFPDTSSKLRSGFVGKVTLIPSSQHMLTLIPVESVVNASRSSAEVFVYNPSDQSVTLRSINLNFMESGFIASDSGLVEGETVISSGAGFLLDGDTVTVSGTAASGLQE, from the coding sequence ATGACTCTTTATTGCACTCTTTACTACATGACGCCATTGCCTGTTTTTGCCAGCCCCGAATCAGGTAAACCACCGGTCAGCGTTACGACTGAAACCGTTCAATACAAGCAATACTCGCGCCCAATAAGAACCAGCGGCATTCTTGCTTATAAATCCCAGCAAACCCTGTCATTTAAAACAGCAGGCCCCGTGGCACAACTGCTGGTTGATGAAGGCGACCGGGTACAGGCCGGGCAGTTGCTCGCCAGCCTGACCATGGAAGAGGTCAACGCACAGGTCGATGAAGCCAGGGCAAGGCTGGATCTGGCAGAACGCAATCTGGAGCGCATCAGCAAACTGCACAAGAACAATGTGGTGTCCCTGGATCAGCTCCAGTCAGCCCAAACCGAACTGACGGTTGCCCAGAGCCGGTTGCGTATCACCCGGTTTAACCAGAGGTACTCCCGCATTGAAGCGCCGTCAAAAGGTCTGGTGTTACGGCGTCATGTGGAAGAAAACGAGCTGGTGACACCCAACCAGCCGATACTGGTGGTAGCAGACACCGCCCGTGGCTGGGTGCTTGAAACCGGCCTGACCGATGAAGAAATAGTCAGGGTTAAGAAAAACGACAAGGCACTGATTCAGTTTGATGCCTGGCCCGATCAGACCTTTACTGGTCAGGTTACGCGCCTTGCGGCACTGGCCGATGAACGCACAGGCACCTTTCAGATAGAGATCACCTTTCCCGACACCTCCAGCAAGTTGCGTTCAGGCTTTGTTGGCAAAGTCACCCTTATTCCCTCCAGCCAGCATATGCTGACACTGATTCCTGTTGAGTCTGTCGTTAATGCCAGTCGCTCTTCGGCAGAGGTCTTTGTCTACAACCCCAGTGATCAATCGGTGACACTAAGGAGCATCAATCTGAACTTTATGGAGTCGGGTTTCATTGCCAGTGATTCAGGCCTGGTGGAAGGGGAAACAGTTATCAGTTCCGGTGCCGGTTTTCTTCTGGATGGCGATACGGTCACTGTTTCCGGTACTGCTGCTTCCGGCCTTCAGGAGTAA